The following coding sequences are from one Lolium rigidum isolate FL_2022 chromosome 6, APGP_CSIRO_Lrig_0.1, whole genome shotgun sequence window:
- the LOC124659242 gene encoding L10-interacting MYB domain-containing protein-like isoform X2, whose protein sequence is MAEKAEKAVWDDAHVVHFISICKEEIANGNRPLGFLNPIGWKNLVEKFEARTGKNLTRTQLKNKWDSMKKEYTWFMELKIAATGLGWDDAKQTVDASKEWWDEHLQVLLNPIVIARQQFERQTWKHSHFPFLCLCLVCHGSKIAE, encoded by the exons ATGGCCGAGAAGGCGGAGAAAGCAGTGTGGGATGATGCACATGTGGTACACTTTATTAGTATTTGCAAAGAAGAGATTGCTAATGGAAACAGGCCATTAGGCTTTCTCAATCCGATTGGTTGGAAAAATCTTGTGGAGAAGTTTGAAGCAAGAACAGGAAAGAATCTAACAAGAACTCAACTGAAGAATAAATGGGACAGTATGAAGAAAGAGTACACATGGTTCATGGAGTTGAAAATTGCTGCTACTGGACTTGGATGGGATGATGCAAAGCAAACTGTTGATGCTTCCAAAGAATGGTGGGATGAACATCTTCAG GTCCTTCTGAATCCAATTGTCATAGCTCGACAACAGTTTGAAAGGCAGACTTGGAAACACTCACACTTCCCTTTCCTTTGTCTATGCTTGGTCTGTCATGGAAGTAAAA TTGCAGAATAG
- the LOC124659242 gene encoding L10-interacting MYB domain-containing protein-like isoform X1 — translation MAEKAEKAVWDDAHVVHFISICKEEIANGNRPLGFLNPIGWKNLVEKFEARTGKNLTRTQLKNKWDSMKKEYTWFMELKIAATGLGWDDAKQTVDASKEWWDEHLQVLLNPIVIARQQFERQTWKHSHFPFLCLCLVCHGSKSKCHRPTCVL, via the exons ATGGCCGAGAAGGCGGAGAAAGCAGTGTGGGATGATGCACATGTGGTACACTTTATTAGTATTTGCAAAGAAGAGATTGCTAATGGAAACAGGCCATTAGGCTTTCTCAATCCGATTGGTTGGAAAAATCTTGTGGAGAAGTTTGAAGCAAGAACAGGAAAGAATCTAACAAGAACTCAACTGAAGAATAAATGGGACAGTATGAAGAAAGAGTACACATGGTTCATGGAGTTGAAAATTGCTGCTACTGGACTTGGATGGGATGATGCAAAGCAAACTGTTGATGCTTCCAAAGAATGGTGGGATGAACATCTTCAG GTCCTTCTGAATCCAATTGTCATAGCTCGACAACAGTTTGAAAGGCAGACTTGGAAACACTCACACTTCCCTTTCCTTTGTCTATGCTTGGTCTGTCATGGAAGTAAAAGTAAGTGCCACCGACCCACTTGTGTTTTGTAG